The proteins below come from a single Dermatophilaceae bacterium Soc4.6 genomic window:
- a CDS encoding amidase, whose product MATASSDDEISALTAAELGAHYAAASLSPVEVLEALERVVDAREPVVNAFSVRTSESARAEAVASERRWAGGEARGPLDGIPVTIKENLARAGVPMSAGHAAADPVVPRHDSPVAARIAEAGGVVLGSTVMPDWGMLSSGVSSRHGITRSPWDPAWTTGGSSSGAGAAAAAGYGPLHVGTDIGGSIRLPGTWLGLATLKPSAGRVPLDTPYLGRVAGPLTRTVDDAALLLSVVSRPDPRDWTALPPTVLPLDDLSLDVSALRVGVLLNAGCGMAVNPEVASAVGMVADAFASAGARIEPMSPWMEPHLLHDLDLFWRVRSWADVEALPADGRERLLPFVRRWAQGGATASGTDVIRCYASILEIQRRTVQATEAYDLVLSPVAPDAAFPAEWPMPSGHEDHGMAHIGFTAAYNMSGQPAATVNCGFTADGRPIGVQVGGRRLDDVGVLAAARWYEGVRPAVAVPQWPLGLSGPGLRR is encoded by the coding sequence GTGGCCACGGCCAGTAGCGACGACGAGATCTCGGCCCTGACCGCCGCAGAGCTGGGAGCCCACTACGCCGCGGCCTCCCTGTCCCCCGTCGAGGTGCTCGAGGCCCTCGAGCGGGTCGTCGACGCCCGCGAGCCGGTCGTCAACGCCTTCTCGGTGCGCACGAGCGAGAGCGCCCGGGCCGAGGCCGTCGCCAGCGAGCGACGCTGGGCCGGCGGCGAGGCGCGTGGGCCCCTCGACGGCATCCCGGTGACCATCAAGGAGAACCTCGCCCGGGCGGGCGTGCCCATGTCGGCCGGGCACGCCGCCGCCGACCCCGTCGTGCCCCGGCACGACTCCCCCGTCGCCGCCCGGATCGCCGAAGCAGGTGGCGTCGTCCTCGGGTCGACCGTGATGCCCGACTGGGGCATGCTCTCGTCGGGCGTCTCGAGCCGGCACGGCATCACCCGCAGCCCGTGGGACCCGGCGTGGACCACCGGCGGGTCGTCATCGGGTGCGGGGGCGGCGGCAGCGGCGGGCTACGGTCCGCTGCACGTCGGCACCGACATCGGAGGGTCCATCCGCCTGCCGGGCACGTGGCTCGGTCTGGCGACCCTCAAGCCGAGCGCCGGTCGCGTGCCGCTCGACACGCCGTACCTCGGGCGCGTCGCCGGACCCCTCACCCGCACGGTCGACGACGCGGCCCTGCTGCTGTCGGTCGTCTCGCGTCCCGACCCCCGTGACTGGACGGCGCTGCCGCCCACCGTCCTGCCGCTGGACGACCTCTCGCTCGACGTCTCGGCGCTGCGGGTGGGCGTCCTGCTGAACGCTGGCTGCGGAATGGCGGTCAACCCCGAGGTCGCCTCGGCGGTGGGGATGGTCGCCGACGCGTTCGCATCGGCCGGGGCGCGGATCGAGCCCATGTCGCCGTGGATGGAGCCTCACCTGCTGCACGACCTCGACCTGTTCTGGCGGGTGCGCTCGTGGGCTGACGTGGAGGCACTGCCCGCCGACGGACGCGAGCGCCTCCTGCCCTTCGTTCGTCGGTGGGCACAGGGAGGAGCCACGGCCAGCGGCACCGACGTGATCCGCTGCTACGCCTCGATCCTGGAGATCCAGCGGCGCACCGTGCAGGCGACGGAGGCCTACGACCTCGTCCTCAGCCCCGTCGCGCCCGACGCCGCCTTTCCCGCGGAGTGGCCCATGCCCTCCGGGCACGAGGACCACGGGATGGCTCACATCGGGTTCACCGCTGCCTACAACATGTCGGGCCAGCCCGCCGCCACCGTCAACTGCGGCTTCACCGCCGACGGGCGACCGATCGGCGTGCAGGTCGGGGGCCGCCGGCTCGACGACGTCGGGGTGCTCGCCGCGGCGCGCTGGTACGAGGGTGTGCGACCAGCGGTAGCCGTGCCGCAGTGGCCGCTCGGGCTCTCCGGGCCCGGCCTCAGGCGGTGA
- the mgrA gene encoding L-glyceraldehyde 3-phosphate reductase codes for MTFRVDDYQASPSRYDTVPYRRCGSSGLDLPVVSLGLWHNFGDDVSLEQQRATVRRAFDLGVTHFDLANNYGPPYGSAERNFGTIYAQDLARYRDELVISSKAGYDMWPGPYGQGGGSRKYLLASLDQSLTRMGLDYVDIFYSHRFDETTPLEETMGALDSAVRQGKALYVGISSYSGPRTAEAVEILRAMGTPLLIHQPSYSMLNRWIEEDLLDVLGVTGTGCIAFSPLAQGMLTDKYLKGVPAGSRAAQGKSLSPELLTDEALKHVRALNRMAKARGQSLAQMALAWALRDHRVTSVLVGASSVAQLEDSVGATANLDFTPEELDKIDRHAVDAGINLWKTSSSH; via the coding sequence ATGACCTTCCGAGTCGACGACTACCAGGCCTCTCCCTCGCGCTACGACACCGTGCCCTACCGCCGGTGCGGCAGCAGCGGCCTCGACCTCCCGGTCGTCTCGCTGGGCCTGTGGCACAACTTCGGTGACGACGTCTCGCTCGAGCAGCAGCGGGCCACCGTGCGGAGGGCCTTCGACCTCGGGGTGACGCACTTCGACTTGGCCAACAACTACGGCCCGCCCTACGGGTCGGCCGAGCGCAACTTCGGTACCATCTACGCCCAGGACCTCGCGCGCTACCGCGACGAGCTGGTCATCAGCAGCAAGGCGGGCTACGACATGTGGCCGGGCCCCTACGGGCAGGGCGGCGGATCGCGCAAGTACCTCCTCGCCTCGCTCGACCAGTCGCTGACGCGGATGGGGCTCGACTACGTCGACATCTTCTACAGCCACCGCTTCGACGAGACCACGCCGCTCGAGGAGACCATGGGCGCGCTCGACTCGGCCGTGCGGCAGGGCAAGGCGCTGTACGTCGGCATCTCGTCCTACTCGGGCCCGCGCACCGCCGAGGCGGTCGAGATCCTGCGCGCGATGGGCACGCCGCTGCTCATCCACCAGCCGTCCTACTCGATGCTCAACCGCTGGATCGAGGAGGACCTGCTCGACGTGCTCGGGGTGACGGGCACCGGCTGCATCGCCTTCTCGCCGCTGGCGCAGGGCATGCTCACCGACAAGTACCTCAAGGGTGTCCCGGCCGGGTCGCGGGCGGCCCAGGGCAAGTCCCTGTCCCCCGAACTGCTGACCGACGAGGCCCTCAAGCACGTGCGGGCCCTCAACCGGATGGCCAAGGCCCGGGGCCAGTCGCTCGCGCAGATGGCCCTGGCCTGGGCTCTGCGCGACCACCGCGTCACCTCGGTGCTCGTCGGCGCGTCGAGTGTCGCGCAGCTCGAGGACTCCGTCGGCGCCACCGCCAACCTCGACTTCACCCCCGAGGAGCTCGACAAGATCGACCGGCACGCGGTCGACGCGGGCATCAACCTGTGGAAGACCTCCTCCTCCCACTGA